In Arthrobacter sp. SLBN-83, one DNA window encodes the following:
- a CDS encoding amino acid ABC transporter ATP-binding protein, whose product MSEFASGTLSAKNIQLSFGSNHVLRGIDLHVPQGTTASVIGPSGSGKSTLLRVMNRLIEPDQGDILLDGRSVLKDNPDELRRRIGMVFQQFNLFPHKTVEENVSLALRKLRKLSKEQARSEALEQLDLVGLKHKADSRPANLSGGQQQRVAIARALAMKPEVMFFDEATSALDPELVKGVLALMTDLAKGGMTMVVVTHEMGFSRNVSDSVTFMDAGVVVETGSPEQLFTEPRTDRLKGFLSDVL is encoded by the coding sequence ATGAGCGAATTCGCATCGGGAACACTGAGCGCCAAGAACATCCAGCTTTCCTTCGGCAGCAACCACGTCCTCCGGGGCATTGACCTGCACGTTCCGCAGGGCACCACCGCATCCGTCATCGGACCGTCGGGCTCGGGCAAGTCCACCCTGCTAAGGGTGATGAACCGGCTGATCGAGCCGGACCAGGGTGACATCCTGCTGGATGGCCGTTCCGTACTGAAGGACAACCCGGATGAACTCCGCCGCCGGATCGGCATGGTGTTCCAGCAGTTCAACCTGTTCCCGCACAAGACCGTGGAGGAAAACGTCTCCTTGGCCCTGCGGAAACTGCGCAAGCTCTCCAAGGAGCAGGCGCGCAGCGAAGCGTTGGAGCAGCTGGACCTGGTGGGCCTGAAGCACAAGGCGGATTCCCGCCCGGCGAACCTCTCCGGCGGCCAGCAGCAGCGCGTGGCCATCGCAAGGGCGCTTGCCATGAAGCCCGAGGTCATGTTCTTCGACGAGGCCACCTCCGCACTGGACCCTGAGCTGGTCAAGGGCGTTTTGGCGTTGATGACGGACCTGGCGAAGGGCGGCATGACCATGGTGGTGGTGACCCACGAGATGGGCTTCTCCCGCAACGTCTCGGACTCGGTGACGTTCATGGATGCCGGTGTGGTGGTGGAAACAGGGTCCCCTGAGCAACTCTTCACCGAGCCCAGGACGGACCGGCTCAAAGGCTTCCTCTCGGACGTCCTGTAG
- a CDS encoding substrate-binding periplasmic protein: MKIKAMKWLTTAPVALALAVSLAACGGGSSQPSGTPTDALKGSDQQTLDKYTTADVTPIDKIDKSKLGLATEGTLRVGTLSDAPPNIFVDASGKFTGYDNELLRAMADKLGLKVEFASTKFQALLSQVKNKQFDVGSSSISTTDARRETVAFTNGYDFGYMALVTKENAKVQTFAELKSGLRIGVVSGSVQEDYVKNTLNIEPVSFPDYNTVFASLKSGQVDAWVAPSQQATGQVKPGDGTKIAEKKLNTQNFTAYAVAKDNPALLEALNSALDAIVADGTWSKLTAQWYTDRPTAAEQTPEGWKPGSKAVKVPAN, from the coding sequence ATGAAAATCAAAGCGATGAAGTGGCTCACTACCGCTCCCGTTGCACTTGCCCTCGCGGTGTCTCTCGCAGCCTGCGGCGGCGGCTCCTCCCAGCCCAGCGGCACCCCCACCGATGCCCTCAAGGGCAGTGACCAGCAGACACTGGACAAGTACACCACTGCCGATGTAACCCCCATCGACAAGATCGACAAGAGCAAGCTCGGCCTCGCCACCGAGGGCACCTTGCGCGTGGGGACCTTGTCAGACGCCCCGCCGAACATCTTTGTTGATGCGTCCGGCAAGTTCACCGGCTACGACAATGAGCTTCTGCGTGCCATGGCCGACAAGCTGGGGCTCAAGGTCGAGTTCGCATCCACCAAGTTCCAGGCGCTTCTCAGCCAGGTCAAGAACAAGCAGTTCGACGTCGGCTCCTCCTCGATTTCCACCACGGACGCCCGCCGTGAAACGGTTGCCTTCACCAACGGCTACGATTTCGGCTACATGGCCCTGGTCACTAAAGAAAACGCCAAGGTCCAGACGTTCGCCGAGCTGAAGAGCGGCCTCCGCATCGGCGTCGTTAGCGGCAGTGTTCAGGAAGACTACGTCAAGAACACCCTGAACATTGAGCCCGTGTCCTTCCCTGACTACAACACCGTCTTTGCCAGCCTGAAGAGCGGGCAGGTGGACGCCTGGGTGGCTCCTTCCCAGCAGGCGACCGGCCAGGTCAAGCCCGGAGACGGCACGAAAATCGCCGAGAAGAAGCTCAACACGCAGAACTTCACCGCGTACGCCGTTGCCAAGGACAACCCTGCACTGCTCGAAGCGCTGAATTCGGCCCTTGATGCCATAGTTGCCGATGGCACCTGGTCCAAGCTGACTGCCCAGTGGTACACGGACCGCCCGACTGCTGCCGAGCAGACCCCCGAGGGTTGGAAGCCGGGCAGCAAGGCCGTCAAGGTCCCAGCGAACTAG
- a CDS encoding MGMT family protein, which produces MRNEYVQAVLAVVRLVPAGSAVSYGDVSELLGSGGPRQVGYVMSHHGGGVPWWRVLKASGHAPEGHEAEALLLYLEEGTPLLGAYSSYLGAGEGRWRVDLGTARWAPTDSDFDSIDAIAEDLERRLHRLSVADDGMNL; this is translated from the coding sequence ATGCGGAATGAGTACGTCCAAGCGGTCCTGGCCGTCGTCAGGCTGGTGCCTGCAGGGTCCGCGGTCTCTTATGGGGACGTCTCCGAGCTCCTGGGGTCAGGAGGTCCGCGCCAGGTGGGTTACGTCATGAGCCACCATGGCGGAGGTGTTCCCTGGTGGCGCGTCCTGAAAGCCAGCGGCCATGCACCGGAGGGCCATGAAGCCGAGGCGCTGCTCCTCTACCTTGAGGAAGGAACCCCGCTTCTGGGCGCCTACAGTTCCTACTTGGGCGCCGGCGAGGGGCGGTGGCGGGTGGATCTGGGGACCGCGCGCTGGGCACCGACAGACAGTGATTTTGACAGTATCGATGCCATTGCCGAGGACCTGGAGCGCCGCCTCCATAGATTGTCGGTGGCTGATGATGGAATGAATTTGTGA
- the hemB gene encoding porphobilinogen synthase: MTFPNQRPRRLRTTPAMRRLTAETRLAPAELILPAFIREGLTEPNPITSMPGVVQHTTDTLKRAAAEAVELGLGGLMLFGIPETRDPEGTAALDPDGVLNKAIRDVRAEVGDDLVIMSDVCLDEFTDHGHCGVLDADGYVDNDRTVEIYARMAVAQAEAGAHMLGPSGMMDGQIAAIRSALDDAGHVNTSLIAYAAKYASAFYGPFREAVDSQLKGDRRTYQMDAGNRTEALREVELDLAEGADIIMVKPAMSYLDIVADVAAMSPVPVSAYQISGEYAMIEAAAANGWIDRRAAITESVLGIRRAGAHTVLTYWAAELAGWLKESR, from the coding sequence ATGACTTTCCCCAACCAACGCCCCCGCCGCCTGCGCACCACCCCCGCCATGCGCCGGCTGACCGCCGAAACCCGCCTTGCACCGGCCGAACTCATCCTTCCGGCGTTCATCCGGGAAGGCCTCACCGAACCCAACCCCATCACGTCCATGCCCGGCGTGGTCCAGCACACCACCGACACCCTGAAGCGTGCGGCGGCGGAAGCCGTTGAGCTTGGCCTGGGCGGCCTCATGCTCTTCGGCATCCCCGAAACCCGCGACCCCGAAGGCACGGCAGCGCTTGACCCGGACGGTGTGCTGAACAAGGCCATCCGGGACGTCCGTGCCGAGGTGGGCGACGACCTGGTGATCATGAGCGACGTGTGCCTGGACGAATTCACCGACCACGGCCACTGCGGAGTGCTCGACGCCGACGGATACGTGGACAATGACCGCACAGTGGAGATCTACGCCCGCATGGCTGTTGCGCAGGCGGAGGCCGGGGCCCACATGCTGGGCCCGTCCGGCATGATGGACGGCCAGATTGCCGCCATCCGCTCGGCCCTGGACGACGCCGGCCACGTCAACACCTCACTCATCGCCTACGCCGCGAAATACGCCTCGGCGTTCTACGGCCCGTTCCGCGAAGCGGTGGACTCCCAGCTGAAGGGCGACCGTCGGACCTACCAGATGGACGCCGGCAACCGCACCGAAGCCCTGCGCGAGGTTGAACTGGACCTGGCCGAGGGTGCCGACATCATCATGGTCAAGCCGGCCATGAGCTACCTGGACATCGTGGCAGACGTTGCCGCCATGAGTCCCGTGCCCGTATCCGCCTACCAAATCTCTGGTGAATACGCGATGATCGAGGCCGCGGCCGCCAACGGCTGGATCGACCGCCGGGCCGCCATCACCGAATCTGTGCTGGGCATCCGGCGCGCGGGCGCCCACACGGTCCTCACCTACTGGGCCGCCGAACTCGCCGGCTGGCTCAAGGAATCCCGGTGA
- a CDS encoding LLM class flavin-dependent oxidoreductase encodes MTNAPAASPTAPVGEDRVLLGLNTFGDVGEDPDGSPQSHAQVLRQLLEQAELADAVGLHAFGVGEHHRKDYAVSAPEVFLAAAAARTSRIRLGSAVTVLSSDDPIRVFQRFATVDAISNGRAEVMLGRGSFIESFPLFGLDLADYEVLFEEKLELFHKVRAQKLVHWEGRTRPSLAGLSVYPTLEHHLLTTWIGVGGTPESVLRCAQYGYPVIFAIIGGQPRGFKPLADLYREAMAKYGHPMQQIATHSPGHVADTDEQAREELFPHWLKLRNKLGAERGWGPAGRGEFEALCSTEGALYVGSPETVAQKIVRLKRNLGVDRFDLKYSNGPLPHTAMMRSIELMGTAVAPRVAELLAG; translated from the coding sequence GTGACGAACGCGCCTGCTGCTTCTCCCACCGCTCCCGTGGGGGAGGACCGGGTCCTCCTGGGCCTGAACACCTTCGGCGACGTCGGTGAGGATCCCGACGGCAGCCCGCAATCGCACGCCCAGGTCCTGCGCCAGCTGCTGGAACAGGCGGAACTGGCGGACGCCGTCGGACTCCACGCCTTCGGCGTGGGGGAGCACCACCGCAAGGACTACGCCGTGTCAGCGCCGGAGGTCTTCCTGGCCGCCGCCGCAGCGCGGACATCCCGCATCCGGCTGGGCTCCGCCGTAACGGTCCTGAGTTCCGACGACCCCATCCGGGTGTTCCAACGGTTTGCCACGGTGGACGCCATCTCCAACGGACGCGCTGAAGTGATGCTGGGCCGCGGATCGTTCATCGAGTCCTTCCCGCTGTTCGGGCTGGACCTGGCCGACTACGAGGTCCTGTTCGAGGAGAAACTCGAGCTGTTCCACAAGGTGCGGGCGCAAAAGCTCGTGCACTGGGAGGGCCGCACCCGGCCTTCACTGGCTGGCCTGAGCGTCTACCCCACGCTGGAACACCACCTCCTGACCACCTGGATCGGAGTGGGCGGCACACCGGAATCCGTGCTCCGCTGCGCCCAGTACGGCTACCCGGTTATCTTCGCCATCATCGGCGGCCAGCCGCGGGGCTTCAAGCCGTTGGCGGACCTGTACCGTGAGGCGATGGCCAAGTACGGGCACCCGATGCAGCAGATTGCCACCCACTCACCCGGCCACGTCGCCGATACCGACGAGCAGGCCCGGGAAGAGCTGTTCCCGCACTGGCTGAAGCTGCGCAACAAGCTGGGGGCCGAGCGCGGGTGGGGGCCGGCGGGGCGGGGCGAGTTCGAGGCCCTGTGTTCCACGGAAGGCGCCCTGTACGTCGGATCGCCGGAAACAGTGGCCCAAAAAATCGTCCGGCTCAAGCGGAACCTCGGCGTGGACCGCTTCGACCTCAAATACAGCAACGGGCCGCTCCCGCACACGGCCATGATGCGGTCCATCGAACTGATGGGTACGGCGGTGGCGCCCCGAGTGGCGGAGCTGCTCGCCGGCTAA
- a CDS encoding amino acid ABC transporter permease: MDFLTRLGETFLDWEKIAEVLPSMFTVGLPNTLVLAITSGLIGAFAGLILALMGISRNPVARWAARVYTDVFRGLPAVLTILVIGLGFGPIFREMTGSNSPYPMGVAALSLMAAAYTGEIFRSGIQSVDKGQLEASRALGFGYGASMRLVVVPQGIRRVLPALMNQFIALIKDSSLVFTLGLLATERELFQIGQDAAARSGNLSPYVAAAIFYLAMTIPLTHLVNYIDARLRTGRPEKKEPDEAAAVVGKGAQA; this comes from the coding sequence ATGGATTTCCTGACACGACTCGGAGAGACCTTCCTTGACTGGGAGAAGATCGCCGAGGTTCTGCCAAGCATGTTCACCGTGGGCCTGCCCAACACCCTGGTCCTCGCGATCACTTCGGGACTTATCGGGGCCTTCGCCGGCTTGATTCTGGCTCTCATGGGAATTTCGCGGAATCCTGTGGCACGATGGGCGGCCCGGGTGTACACAGACGTATTTCGTGGACTCCCGGCCGTCCTCACCATCCTGGTCATCGGCCTTGGGTTCGGACCAATCTTCCGCGAGATGACCGGCAGCAACAGCCCCTACCCCATGGGAGTTGCAGCTCTGTCGCTCATGGCCGCCGCGTACACGGGAGAAATCTTCCGTTCCGGCATCCAGAGCGTGGACAAAGGCCAGCTCGAGGCGTCGCGCGCCCTGGGGTTCGGCTACGGCGCATCCATGCGGCTCGTCGTGGTTCCCCAGGGTATCCGCCGGGTGCTTCCTGCCCTCATGAACCAGTTCATTGCCCTGATCAAGGATTCCTCGTTGGTCTTCACCCTGGGCTTGCTGGCCACGGAACGGGAACTGTTCCAGATCGGCCAGGACGCCGCCGCCCGCAGCGGGAACTTGTCCCCGTACGTGGCAGCGGCTATTTTCTACCTGGCCATGACCATTCCGCTCACTCACCTGGTCAACTACATCGATGCCCGGCTGCGTACGGGCAGGCCGGAAAAGAAAGAACCGGATGAAGCCGCAGCCGTCGTTGGAAAGGGAGCACAGGCATGA
- a CDS encoding 3'-5' exonuclease produces the protein MSSWNTLPRAAFDLETTGRNSRAARIVTASITVVDHEGQVITEHEWLADPGVEIPTEASDVHGITTEQARRDGRPAHEVTREVAGVLQELFDSGTPVIAFNASYDFTVLAAESARYGIPQLTRFPVLDPYIMNKQVDRYRKGKRTLTALCEEYGVVLDNAHTSAADALATLRVLDAMAGKFPKLMMPASQLHQLQVDWAVSQAADFQGYLRKTKPAAVIEGDWPVLPPQDATASGF, from the coding sequence ATGAGTTCCTGGAACACGCTCCCCCGCGCAGCCTTCGATCTTGAGACCACCGGCCGCAATTCAAGGGCGGCACGAATCGTCACGGCATCCATCACCGTGGTGGACCACGAAGGCCAGGTCATTACGGAGCACGAGTGGCTGGCCGATCCCGGCGTGGAAATCCCCACCGAGGCAAGCGACGTCCACGGCATCACCACGGAGCAGGCCAGGCGGGACGGGCGGCCTGCGCACGAGGTTACGCGTGAAGTGGCCGGCGTTCTCCAGGAGCTCTTTGATTCCGGAACCCCGGTGATCGCCTTCAACGCCAGCTATGATTTCACGGTCCTTGCCGCCGAGTCGGCCCGCTACGGGATCCCGCAGCTCACCCGCTTCCCCGTCCTGGACCCGTACATCATGAACAAGCAGGTTGACAGGTACCGCAAGGGCAAACGCACGCTCACCGCGCTTTGCGAGGAGTACGGAGTGGTCCTGGACAATGCACACACTTCGGCTGCCGATGCCTTGGCAACCCTCCGTGTCCTCGACGCGATGGCGGGAAAGTTTCCCAAGCTGATGATGCCGGCCAGCCAGCTGCACCAGCTGCAGGTGGACTGGGCGGTCAGCCAGGCCGCGGACTTCCAGGGGTACCTTCGAAAGACCAAGCCAGCAGCTGTCATCGAGGGAGACTGGCCCGTACTTCCGCCGCAGGATGCTACGGCTAGCGGCTTCTAG
- the hemL gene encoding glutamate-1-semialdehyde 2,1-aminomutase: MTSSNPRNEALFDRARQLMPGGVNSPVRAFGSVGGTPRFMVSAKGPYLTDADGKEYVDLVCSWGPALLGHAHPAVLDAVHAAVDRGLSFGASTPDEANLAEIVKERVPAVERLRMVSTGTEATMTAVRLARGFTGRNLIIKFAGCYHGHLDGLLAAAGSGVATLALPGSAGVTEATAAETLVLPYNDLTAVKEAFAAHGQNIAAVITEAAPANMGVVTPAEGFNAGLSRITREHGALLIVDEVLTGFRTGYSGYWGLTGGAPDAEDPWTPDLLTFGKVIGGGMPTAALGGRADVMDYLAPTGPVYQAGTLSGNPVAMAAGVATLTHATRDVYSFIDVRSLELSSAVSNALDAAGVDHSIQFAGNLFSVAFGTSAHGVQNYADAQAQEAFRYAPFFHSMLESGVYLPPSVFEAWFLSAAHDDAAMNRIYDALPAAANAAAAAQG, from the coding sequence ATGACTTCCAGCAATCCTCGCAACGAGGCACTCTTCGACCGCGCCCGCCAGCTGATGCCGGGCGGCGTCAACTCCCCGGTCCGGGCGTTCGGTTCCGTCGGCGGAACGCCGCGCTTCATGGTCTCCGCGAAGGGGCCGTACCTGACAGACGCCGACGGCAAGGAATACGTGGACCTCGTCTGCTCCTGGGGCCCGGCGCTCCTGGGCCACGCCCACCCTGCCGTCCTGGATGCCGTTCACGCCGCCGTCGACCGCGGCCTGTCCTTTGGTGCTTCCACCCCTGACGAGGCCAACCTGGCGGAGATCGTCAAGGAGCGCGTCCCCGCCGTCGAACGCCTCCGCATGGTGTCCACCGGCACCGAGGCCACCATGACCGCCGTCCGGCTGGCCCGCGGGTTCACTGGCCGCAACCTCATCATCAAGTTTGCCGGCTGCTACCACGGCCATCTGGACGGCCTCCTGGCAGCGGCAGGCTCCGGCGTGGCCACCCTGGCTCTTCCCGGCTCCGCAGGTGTCACCGAGGCCACCGCGGCCGAGACCCTGGTGCTGCCCTACAACGACCTCACGGCGGTCAAGGAGGCCTTCGCCGCCCACGGACAGAACATCGCGGCGGTCATCACGGAGGCCGCGCCCGCCAACATGGGCGTCGTCACCCCTGCCGAGGGATTCAACGCCGGGCTGTCCCGGATCACCCGCGAGCACGGCGCACTCCTCATCGTCGATGAGGTCCTCACCGGCTTCCGCACCGGCTACTCCGGCTACTGGGGCCTCACCGGCGGTGCCCCCGACGCCGAGGACCCCTGGACGCCCGACCTGCTCACCTTCGGCAAGGTCATCGGTGGTGGAATGCCGACGGCGGCACTCGGCGGCCGTGCCGATGTCATGGACTACCTGGCCCCCACCGGTCCGGTGTACCAGGCGGGGACCCTGTCCGGAAACCCGGTGGCCATGGCGGCGGGTGTGGCAACGCTGACCCACGCCACCCGCGACGTCTACTCCTTCATCGATGTCCGGTCGCTGGAACTGTCATCCGCCGTCTCCAACGCCCTGGACGCCGCGGGCGTGGACCACTCCATCCAGTTTGCCGGGAACCTCTTCTCGGTGGCCTTCGGAACTTCGGCCCACGGCGTGCAGAACTACGCCGACGCCCAGGCGCAGGAGGCGTTCCGCTACGCCCCGTTCTTCCACTCCATGCTGGAATCCGGGGTCTACCTGCCGCCGTCGGTCTTCGAGGCCTGGTTCCTTTCGGCCGCCCACGACGACGCCGCCATGAACCGCATCTACGACGCCCTCCCCGCGGCAGCGAACGCCGCTGCCGCCGCCCAGGGCTAA
- a CDS encoding uroporphyrinogen-III synthase → MTQPSSRSGPDGPNGGTPLGGVRVLVTRSPERSAALVAALRDAGAMPVLLPLIDFERAPDQHALDVACDALAAGAFNWLVVSSATTVHVLMEKAAERGLRLDRLVPSVTRIAAIGPATRRLLEAGGLAVTLTPEGEQSAAGLLAVWPGGGNVLLPQADIAAPALAQGLAVAGSSVDVVTAYRTVDYPAAAERRLAVQPEDGGGGPQPPSYSLLTPETAAADIAAGRIGAVIAASPSAVRRIAALGPLRGCRLVAIGRSTADQAAAVGLDVAAVAAEPTPDGLVAAVAKALNPP, encoded by the coding sequence ATGACGCAGCCTTCCAGCAGATCCGGACCAGACGGTCCGAACGGCGGCACGCCGCTCGGCGGGGTCCGGGTCCTGGTCACGCGCAGCCCGGAACGTTCCGCGGCCCTGGTGGCAGCCCTGCGGGACGCCGGTGCCATGCCGGTACTGCTCCCGCTCATCGACTTCGAACGGGCGCCTGACCAGCACGCGCTGGATGTCGCCTGCGACGCCTTGGCGGCGGGTGCCTTCAATTGGCTGGTGGTCAGCAGTGCCACCACCGTGCACGTGCTGATGGAAAAGGCGGCCGAACGCGGCCTGCGCCTGGACCGGCTGGTTCCTTCCGTTACCCGGATCGCCGCCATCGGTCCTGCGACACGCCGGCTGCTGGAAGCAGGCGGACTGGCCGTAACCCTCACCCCGGAAGGCGAACAGTCGGCTGCCGGCCTGCTCGCGGTGTGGCCCGGCGGCGGCAACGTGCTCCTGCCCCAGGCGGACATCGCCGCACCCGCCCTCGCGCAAGGCCTGGCAGTTGCGGGCAGTTCCGTTGACGTGGTGACCGCCTACCGCACCGTTGACTACCCTGCGGCAGCGGAGCGACGGCTCGCCGTGCAGCCGGAGGACGGCGGCGGCGGCCCGCAACCGCCGTCGTACTCCCTCCTGACGCCGGAAACCGCCGCGGCGGACATCGCCGCCGGACGGATCGGCGCCGTGATCGCGGCCTCGCCGAGCGCCGTCCGCCGGATCGCCGCGCTGGGGCCGCTGCGAGGCTGCCGATTGGTGGCCATAGGACGTTCGACGGCGGACCAGGCCGCCGCCGTGGGCCTGGACGTGGCGGCGGTGGCCGCTGAGCCGACGCCGGACGGGCTGGTGGCGGCCGTGGCCAAAGCGCTCAACCCGCCCTGA